In one window of Fimbriimonadia bacterium DNA:
- a CDS encoding cupin domain-containing protein, producing MVVVQSEQLPFEEVTYEGASGAYIKELLTQREGAPNFAMRLFEIRPGGHTMHHSHAWEHEVYILSGTGEVHTDTGPVAVKEGDAVLVPGGEPHSFENTGTSPFRFLCIIPVEQPCCR from the coding sequence ATGGTAGTAGTGCAGTCCGAGCAACTGCCGTTCGAGGAAGTAACCTATGAAGGAGCGAGCGGCGCGTACATCAAGGAATTGCTCACGCAGCGTGAAGGCGCACCGAACTTCGCCATGCGCCTCTTCGAGATACGCCCTGGAGGGCACACCATGCATCACAGCCATGCGTGGGAGCACGAGGTATACATTCTCTCGGGCACGGGAGAGGTGCACACGGACACCGGCCCCGTCGCCGTGAAGGAAGGCGACGCGGTGCTGGTGCCCGGTGGCGAGCCACACAGCTTCGAGAACACGGGTACCTCCCCCTTCCGCTTCCTCTGCATCATCCCAGTCGAGCAACCCTGCTGTAGATAA
- a CDS encoding C1 family peptidase, with amino-acid sequence MAYAPVENTVNGSITQEALTAFREDFAKEPRNLLARNAVSKTPVGQVALNRDIVTSLDHTYSISIKVGEATSQEKSGRCWLFAGLNTLRVVAMQQMNVEKFELSQNYPLFWDKLEKSNYFLESILLTLHEPIGSRLLNHILANPIQDGGQWDMFVNIIKKYGVVPKSVMPETESSSSTWPMTANITAKLREYAARLRDSHAKGASIDRLRAEKADMLNEVYRMLVIHLGEPPRSFEWQWRDKDDNFHRDGIITPHEFFHKHVPFDLDSMVCLIHCPTADKRFDTMYTIEFLGNVVGGQVIRYLNVDLPVFKEAALAQLKDGRSVWFGCDVGKGLERELGVLDTHVLDYPLVYGTDFRLDKAQRLDYCHSAMNHAMVLTGVDLDDSGKPRKWRVENSWGDKVGDKGFLVMTDRWFDEYMYEVVVDKKYLPDSLLPVLDTEPVGLPPWDPMGALAQ; translated from the coding sequence ATGGCGTATGCACCCGTGGAGAACACCGTCAACGGCTCGATCACCCAAGAAGCGCTGACCGCGTTTCGCGAGGACTTCGCTAAAGAGCCCCGCAATCTGCTCGCTCGCAATGCCGTATCCAAGACGCCGGTCGGGCAGGTCGCGCTGAATCGCGACATCGTAACCTCGCTCGATCACACCTACTCCATCTCTATCAAGGTGGGCGAGGCTACAAGCCAGGAAAAGAGCGGGCGCTGTTGGCTGTTCGCAGGGCTCAACACACTGCGCGTAGTAGCCATGCAGCAGATGAACGTAGAGAAGTTCGAACTGTCGCAGAACTACCCATTGTTCTGGGATAAGTTGGAGAAGTCCAACTACTTCCTAGAGAGTATTCTGCTGACACTGCACGAGCCCATCGGCAGCCGACTGCTGAATCACATCCTGGCGAATCCGATTCAAGACGGCGGACAGTGGGACATGTTCGTGAACATCATCAAGAAGTACGGCGTGGTACCCAAGTCCGTCATGCCGGAGACGGAGAGCAGTAGTTCCACCTGGCCGATGACCGCGAACATCACCGCGAAGCTACGCGAGTACGCTGCTCGGTTGCGTGACAGCCATGCGAAGGGAGCATCCATCGATAGGCTGAGGGCGGAGAAAGCGGACATGCTGAACGAGGTCTACCGCATGTTAGTGATCCACCTGGGAGAGCCGCCCCGGTCGTTCGAGTGGCAGTGGCGAGATAAGGATGACAACTTCCACCGCGATGGTATCATCACGCCGCACGAGTTCTTCCACAAGCACGTGCCCTTCGATTTGGACTCGATGGTATGCCTCATCCACTGCCCCACTGCGGACAAGCGGTTCGATACCATGTACACCATCGAGTTTCTGGGTAACGTGGTGGGCGGCCAGGTCATTCGCTATCTGAACGTGGATCTGCCCGTGTTCAAGGAGGCCGCGCTGGCGCAACTGAAGGATGGACGTTCCGTGTGGTTCGGCTGCGACGTTGGGAAAGGGCTGGAACGTGAACTCGGCGTGCTGGACACTCACGTGCTCGACTATCCGCTGGTATACGGCACCGACTTTCGACTGGACAAGGCGCAGAGGCTGGACTACTGCCACAGTGCCATGAACCATGCCATGGTGCTAACTGGAGTGGACCTGGACGACTCCGGGAAACCTCGCAAGTGGCGCGTCGAGAATAGCTGGGGCGACAAGGTGGGCGACAAGGGCTTTCTGGTGATGACGGATAGGTGGTTCGACGAGTACATGTACGAGGTGGTAGTGGACAAGAAGTACCTGCCAGACTCGCTACTGCCGGTGCTTGACACCGAGCCGGTCGGGCTCCCGCCCTGGGACCCGATGGGCGCGCTGGCTCAGTGA
- a CDS encoding LON peptidase substrate-binding domain-containing protein, with translation MSEGLARVPVFPLRSVVFPNALVALHIFEDRYRLMINDCLDEGTPFGTALIRKGREVGDKYVEPYLVGTLLTIREVERLDDVRMNIVAQGGERFRIRELDYESEPYLVGRAEPVTDQAWTGSDEEMGLLEAAKDAFAELADALTERLDFTVQIRLTEDPTSLSFAMAGLLRMGRREAQHMLELTSAAERFQEMLPVMHRLISYVRSGQLRSGGYEHIRHWISPN, from the coding sequence GTGTCCGAGGGTCTCGCTAGAGTTCCCGTCTTTCCTCTTCGGAGCGTGGTTTTCCCCAACGCTCTGGTGGCTTTGCACATCTTCGAGGACCGCTATCGGCTCATGATCAACGACTGTTTGGACGAGGGCACACCTTTTGGCACCGCGCTCATCCGCAAAGGCCGAGAAGTAGGGGACAAATACGTCGAGCCCTATCTCGTCGGGACCCTGCTCACCATCCGAGAGGTCGAGCGCCTGGACGATGTGAGGATGAACATCGTGGCTCAAGGCGGCGAGCGCTTCCGCATCCGTGAACTGGACTACGAGTCGGAGCCCTATCTCGTGGGACGGGCCGAGCCGGTGACGGACCAAGCGTGGACCGGCTCGGATGAGGAGATGGGGCTGCTCGAAGCAGCGAAGGATGCCTTCGCGGAGCTGGCAGACGCCCTAACGGAACGGCTGGACTTTACCGTGCAGATACGGCTGACCGAGGACCCCACGTCGCTCTCGTTCGCGATGGCGGGGCTGCTGCGTATGGGCCGTCGTGAGGCCCAGCACATGCTCGAGCTGACCAGCGCCGCCGAGCGCTTCCAAGAAATGCTGCCGGTGATGCATCGGCTCATCTCTTACGTTCGCAGCGGGCAGCTGCGCTCGGGCGGGTATGAGCACATTCGTCACTGGATCAGCCCGAACTAA
- a CDS encoding PEP-CTERM sorting domain-containing protein (PEP-CTERM proteins occur, often in large numbers, in the proteomes of bacteria that also encode an exosortase, a predicted intramembrane cysteine proteinase. The presence of a PEP-CTERM domain at a protein's C-terminus predicts cleavage within the sorting domain, followed by covalent anchoring to some some component of the (usually Gram-negative) cell surface. Many PEP-CTERM proteins exhibit an unusual sequence composition that includes large numbers of potential glycosylation sites. Expression of one such protein has been shown restore the ability of a bacterium to form floc, a type of biofilm.) — MINLRRQRVTRAILTAMAAAALSLSAVADDLTPPWYRGLPDTTFQHWQFYTPSQHPEVFWNPYGEPFISDVSSASVWFPEFEGRRGVWCIAPDTFMEFTIPNVVDYNHEKEYRFQLTYFGAPGDVGPLGDPYDFGYIDMGDGWTHFRADYRFPFCDWTKAYVVAGGRPLYIDQLVVDSWCVPEPGTMAAIAAGLGALALRRRKK; from the coding sequence ATGATCAACCTACGACGACAGCGAGTGACCCGAGCCATTCTGACGGCCATGGCAGCCGCTGCACTCTCTCTCAGCGCGGTCGCCGACGACCTGACGCCCCCGTGGTATCGCGGGCTCCCGGACACGACATTTCAGCACTGGCAGTTCTACACCCCGTCGCAACACCCCGAGGTGTTCTGGAATCCTTACGGCGAGCCATTTATCTCTGACGTCAGCAGCGCCAGCGTCTGGTTCCCTGAGTTCGAGGGCCGCAGGGGGGTTTGGTGTATCGCCCCCGACACCTTCATGGAGTTCACCATACCGAATGTGGTGGACTACAATCACGAAAAGGAGTACCGGTTCCAACTCACTTACTTCGGGGCTCCGGGCGACGTGGGGCCTTTGGGTGATCCCTATGACTTCGGCTACATCGACATGGGAGATGGTTGGACCCACTTTCGGGCCGACTATCGCTTCCCGTTCTGCGACTGGACGAAGGCATACGTGGTCGCAGGCGGTCGGCCGCTATACATCGATCAGCTCGTCGTAGACAGCTGGTGTGTTCCGGAGCCGGGGACGATGGCCGCTATCGCGGCGGGTCTTGGCGCGCTCGCACTTCGCCGCCGCAAGAAATAG
- a CDS encoding chitobiase/beta-hexosaminidase C-terminal domain-containing protein, protein MGTFILVCLLTLLFATVSYGAPQIPLRIIPSPQSVTTAEGLFALDRIASISVTCGDEDDSFAASQLAEELRESAGIRASVSLGASGAVVLARSSSADSEFESLLLRLPDANIEGSYVLSIDPDRIVIASRSAPGIFYGVQTLKQIIRANSVEAAIPCCSILDWPALKVRGWQDDISRGPIPTLEYLKRQVRTMSEYKLNSFTLYTEHVFKLKKHPTIAPPDGITADEVRELTRYAKRYHVEVIGNFQSFGHFANILSVPGYEHLGEAGWVISPAKEESYQFLADVYSEIAPAYESPLFNINCDETGGLGTGASKEMVEKEGLGSVYARHIVRIADLLRPYGKTALMWGDIALHHRDIIPRLPKDLIVLSWGYHAGESFDDAIQPFTELGFRFMVCPGVSCWSQVYPDLRTACINISNYIRDGARHGAMGVINTTWDDSGENLFNANWYPLIWGAECSWRPAVPEPGEDANALREARLARFDRAFGPLFHGTDGTDTAELLHALSELRQNPASGGMNDGAFWRTMEQVYRRSGSVSDALGLARKAGKIRDGLERLLRAQPMNADSLEVALHAARRAAFSGLRVLVAHLLRADDATRLDKAAEGIRQLLAEARALRDDYRRLWLVENRGWWLDRNLEKWERLVAEIAALPKTPIILPGKWEFHGTQDVEMTTIEPGAIIRYTLDGSDPTEQSPAYGAKLRLDRTTVVRARAYYPDGTTGGIGEARYRTLALPATVETTMPTYETYAPTNTIDSDEESFFWCSRGPVAGDTFTVRLNEPFGVSRLRVLTGHQEHPSDIVYAGVLEVSVNGVDYEPVAEFSNGVAEVSFGPGTTRSLRAVRVRVVAPSPYWVVIREIVVE, encoded by the coding sequence GTGGGTACGTTCATTCTCGTCTGTCTGCTGACCCTCTTGTTCGCCACCGTCTCCTACGGCGCGCCGCAAATCCCTCTGCGCATTATCCCGTCGCCGCAATCCGTCACCACGGCAGAGGGACTTTTCGCGCTCGACCGCATCGCCTCGATATCGGTAACTTGCGGTGATGAGGACGACTCCTTTGCCGCATCTCAGCTCGCTGAGGAGCTTCGCGAGTCCGCGGGGATTCGCGCATCGGTCAGCTTGGGCGCGTCCGGCGCAGTCGTGCTGGCCCGCTCTTCGTCTGCCGACTCCGAATTCGAGTCGCTCTTGCTGCGGCTGCCGGACGCAAACATCGAGGGATCGTATGTACTCTCGATTGACCCCGACCGCATCGTCATTGCCTCACGTAGTGCCCCGGGCATCTTCTACGGCGTGCAGACGCTGAAGCAGATCATTCGTGCGAACAGCGTGGAGGCCGCCATACCGTGTTGCTCGATTTTGGACTGGCCCGCGCTGAAGGTACGTGGGTGGCAGGACGACATCTCGCGCGGACCCATCCCCACGCTCGAGTACCTGAAGCGCCAGGTCCGCACCATGTCCGAATACAAGCTGAACTCCTTCACGCTCTACACTGAGCACGTCTTCAAGCTGAAGAAGCATCCGACCATCGCACCGCCCGACGGTATTACGGCCGATGAGGTGCGGGAGCTGACGCGATATGCCAAGCGCTACCACGTGGAGGTGATCGGGAACTTCCAGTCGTTCGGACACTTCGCTAACATCCTGAGCGTGCCTGGCTATGAGCACCTCGGCGAGGCAGGATGGGTGATCTCGCCGGCCAAAGAAGAGAGCTACCAGTTTCTGGCGGACGTATACAGCGAGATCGCTCCGGCGTACGAGAGCCCTCTCTTCAACATCAACTGCGACGAGACGGGTGGGCTGGGAACGGGAGCCAGCAAGGAGATGGTGGAGAAGGAGGGGTTAGGATCGGTCTATGCGCGCCACATCGTGCGCATCGCCGACCTGCTGAGGCCTTACGGGAAGACCGCGCTGATGTGGGGCGATATCGCACTGCACCATCGCGACATCATCCCTCGGTTGCCCAAAGACCTAATAGTGCTCTCGTGGGGATACCATGCTGGCGAGAGTTTCGATGATGCCATCCAGCCTTTCACCGAGCTGGGCTTCCGCTTCATGGTGTGCCCCGGTGTTAGTTGTTGGAGCCAGGTGTACCCCGATCTCCGCACCGCTTGCATCAACATCTCCAACTACATCCGCGATGGCGCGAGACACGGGGCTATGGGTGTGATCAACACCACGTGGGACGACAGCGGCGAAAACCTCTTCAACGCTAACTGGTACCCGCTGATTTGGGGAGCCGAGTGCTCTTGGCGACCCGCCGTGCCGGAGCCTGGCGAAGATGCCAACGCGTTGCGGGAGGCAAGGCTCGCTCGGTTCGACAGAGCGTTCGGTCCGCTGTTTCATGGCACCGACGGCACGGATACAGCGGAGTTGCTACATGCGCTGAGTGAGCTAAGGCAAAACCCGGCATCGGGTGGCATGAACGACGGTGCATTCTGGCGTACGATGGAGCAGGTGTACCGACGCAGTGGTAGTGTCTCGGATGCACTGGGGCTCGCACGCAAGGCAGGGAAGATCCGCGATGGGCTGGAGAGGTTGCTGCGTGCGCAGCCGATGAACGCCGACTCGCTGGAAGTCGCGTTGCACGCCGCACGACGGGCCGCGTTCAGCGGCTTGCGTGTACTGGTTGCGCACCTGCTACGCGCGGACGACGCGACGCGACTCGATAAGGCGGCCGAAGGGATCCGGCAGCTGCTGGCCGAGGCACGTGCCCTGCGCGACGATTATCGTCGGCTGTGGCTCGTCGAGAACCGTGGGTGGTGGCTCGACCGCAACCTCGAGAAGTGGGAACGTCTGGTAGCGGAAATCGCAGCACTGCCGAAGACACCGATCATTCTGCCTGGAAAGTGGGAGTTCCATGGCACGCAAGACGTGGAGATGACCACCATCGAGCCGGGGGCCATCATCAGGTACACGCTGGACGGCTCGGACCCGACGGAGCAATCACCTGCCTACGGCGCCAAGCTGCGCTTGGATAGGACCACGGTGGTCCGGGCTAGAGCCTACTATCCGGACGGCACGACGGGCGGGATCGGGGAGGCACGATACCGCACGCTCGCACTACCGGCGACTGTGGAGACTACCATGCCCACCTACGAGACATATGCTCCCACGAATACGATAGACAGTGACGAGGAATCCTTTTTCTGGTGCAGCAGGGGGCCGGTTGCAGGAGACACGTTCACCGTACGTCTTAACGAACCTTTTGGAGTGAGTAGGCTGAGAGTGCTCACGGGCCACCAAGAGCACCCATCGGACATCGTGTACGCAGGAGTGTTAGAGGTGTCGGTGAACGGCGTGGACTACGAGCCTGTCGCGGAGTTCTCCAACGGCGTGGCAGAGGTTTCCTTCGGGCCGGGCACTACTCGCAGCCTCCGTGCGGTGCGAGTCCGCGTCGTCGCCCCATCTCCGTATTGGGTGGTGATTCGAGAGATCGTGGTGGAGTGA
- a CDS encoding alpha-L-fucosidase, giving the protein MTSVPPSAPTPLLPIPSERQLAWHKLEMYAFCHFGMNTFTGREWGDGTESPELFQPTELDCRQWARVLKDAGFKGIIITAKHHDGFCLWPSRYTTHSVAHTSWGDGKRDVVGELAAACREYGLKFGVYLSPWDRHEPSYGDSPRYNEHYENQLTELLTNYGEVFEVWWDGACGEGPNGKRQEYDWRSYEELVRRLQPKAVIFSDAGPDVRWVGNEQGFAGETNWCMQRRDDFAPGKVADLSLLTHGQKDGTHWVPAECDVSIRPGWFYHSEQDAQVKSVEQLVDIYFKSVGRNASLLLNVPPDRRGLIAEPDVQRLLEFRGALDAIFARDLAREAKAVANCVRGGDARFAAERAIDGLPGSYWATDDGVLTGSLTITWRETVQFSVVMLQENIELGQRVEEFSIEARVGGQWQEVARGTTIGYERLLRILVVEADGLRVNILGARACPTISTVSVFAPPSRP; this is encoded by the coding sequence ATGACAAGTGTGCCGCCGAGCGCGCCGACACCACTTCTTCCCATACCCAGCGAGAGACAACTCGCGTGGCACAAGCTGGAGATGTACGCGTTTTGCCACTTCGGGATGAACACGTTTACCGGGCGCGAATGGGGAGACGGGACCGAGTCGCCCGAGCTGTTCCAGCCCACTGAACTCGACTGTCGGCAGTGGGCACGGGTGCTGAAGGACGCCGGATTCAAAGGGATTATCATCACCGCGAAGCACCACGACGGCTTCTGCCTGTGGCCCTCCCGTTATACCACCCATTCGGTAGCACACACCTCGTGGGGGGATGGCAAGCGCGACGTAGTGGGCGAGCTGGCCGCAGCGTGTAGGGAGTACGGGCTGAAGTTCGGGGTTTACCTGTCACCATGGGATCGACATGAACCATCTTACGGAGACTCTCCCCGTTATAACGAGCACTACGAGAACCAACTCACGGAGCTGCTCACCAACTACGGCGAGGTATTCGAGGTGTGGTGGGACGGCGCGTGCGGTGAAGGCCCCAACGGAAAGAGGCAGGAGTACGACTGGAGGTCGTATGAAGAGTTAGTCAGGCGGCTGCAACCGAAGGCCGTCATCTTCAGCGATGCGGGACCGGACGTTCGGTGGGTCGGTAACGAACAGGGCTTTGCGGGCGAGACGAACTGGTGCATGCAGCGACGCGATGACTTCGCTCCAGGCAAGGTGGCCGACCTCTCGTTGCTGACGCACGGGCAGAAGGATGGGACACACTGGGTGCCCGCGGAGTGTGATGTGTCCATCCGTCCTGGGTGGTTTTATCATTCGGAGCAAGACGCGCAGGTCAAGTCGGTCGAGCAGCTCGTGGACATCTACTTCAAGTCGGTGGGTCGAAACGCGTCGCTGCTACTCAACGTGCCGCCGGATAGGAGGGGGTTGATCGCCGAGCCGGATGTTCAGAGGCTTCTCGAGTTCAGAGGGGCACTCGATGCCATCTTCGCACGGGACTTGGCTCGCGAGGCGAAGGCCGTGGCGAACTGCGTCCGCGGTGGGGATGCCAGGTTCGCTGCCGAGCGTGCTATCGACGGGCTGCCCGGCAGCTATTGGGCGACGGATGACGGTGTTCTGACTGGCTCGCTGACTATCACTTGGCGTGAGACCGTGCAGTTCAGCGTGGTGATGCTGCAGGAGAATATCGAACTGGGGCAGCGAGTCGAGGAGTTCTCCATCGAGGCTCGAGTGGGTGGGCAGTGGCAGGAGGTTGCGCGCGGCACTACCATCGGGTACGAGCGTTTGCTACGAATCCTGGTGGTGGAGGCCGATGGGCTGCGTGTAAACATCCTCGGTGCGCGGGCGTGTCCCACGATCTCCACCGTTTCCGTATTCGCACCGCCATCACGACCCTAG
- a CDS encoding ABC transporter ATP-binding protein, which produces MSHPVRDETEPKRSVNRATVRRVVDLFRPYRARVGLTLIAVIVGVLMGLLPPYFLRIIIDDGLLRNDLRTVSIFSALTVIVTIAAAGVTLLYGYWSVLIGQYIMCDIRNNLFVRLQAMSLRFFTATRTGEIQTRLISDVQGVQTVVSTTVTDALSNVAIVITSLVAMFLLDWRLTLLSVGMVPLFAVIGSKVGDFAKNVRRGTQEQTAELNSMMQETLSVSGVLLTKTTGRLDTLTRKFDQENRKLAGWQIKMTLVNYLFFAMIRLITSLAPALVYWLAGYLMWRGDASITVGVLVAFTALQTRMFFPLTGLLNIQVEILSSFALFERIFEYLDLQPDVQESPNAVALPKESVLGRIEFRDVCFSYDESVRSHAVVDISFTAEPGQLVALVGPSGAGKTTLTYFIPRLYDPDSGQVLLDGHDVRDIRLQDLAEIVGAVTQETYLLHSTIRENLHVAKPDATDEEMVEACRLAAIHDHITSLPEGYDTVVGERGYRFSGGEKQRLAIARALLKNPRVLILDEATSALDTRSERLIQASLAGLMKGRTTFAIAHRLSTILAADQILVMDQGRIVERGTHETLLARGGLYRRLYEEQFAQPTTVRVSDEDGNAD; this is translated from the coding sequence TTGAGTCATCCCGTCCGCGACGAAACGGAGCCAAAGCGAAGCGTAAACAGAGCGACGGTTCGCCGGGTGGTCGACCTGTTCCGACCATACCGCGCCCGCGTCGGCCTGACCCTCATCGCGGTGATAGTGGGCGTGCTGATGGGGCTGCTTCCTCCGTACTTCCTGCGGATCATCATAGATGACGGGCTGCTGCGGAACGACCTCCGAACGGTCTCTATCTTTTCGGCACTCACCGTCATCGTCACCATCGCCGCCGCCGGGGTCACGTTGCTCTATGGCTATTGGAGCGTGCTGATCGGGCAGTACATCATGTGCGACATTCGCAACAACCTGTTCGTTAGATTGCAGGCAATGTCGCTGAGGTTCTTCACAGCCACGCGTACAGGTGAGATACAGACACGCCTCATCAGCGACGTGCAGGGAGTTCAGACCGTCGTCAGCACCACGGTGACCGATGCACTCTCCAACGTGGCAATCGTGATCACCTCCCTAGTCGCCATGTTCCTTCTCGATTGGCGACTCACGCTGCTATCGGTAGGAATGGTCCCACTGTTTGCGGTGATCGGCTCGAAGGTAGGAGACTTTGCTAAGAATGTCCGACGCGGCACGCAGGAGCAAACCGCCGAGTTGAACTCCATGATGCAGGAGACGCTCTCGGTATCAGGCGTGCTGTTGACGAAGACCACCGGTCGGCTGGACACACTAACACGCAAGTTCGATCAGGAGAATCGGAAACTGGCGGGTTGGCAGATCAAGATGACACTGGTGAACTACCTGTTTTTCGCCATGATCCGCCTGATCACATCGCTGGCTCCGGCGCTGGTGTACTGGCTTGCGGGTTACCTGATGTGGAGGGGCGATGCCAGCATAACGGTGGGAGTGCTTGTAGCGTTCACGGCGCTGCAGACGCGAATGTTCTTCCCGCTAACCGGCTTGCTGAACATCCAGGTGGAGATCCTCAGCTCCTTCGCGCTGTTCGAGCGTATCTTCGAGTACCTCGACCTCCAGCCCGATGTGCAGGAGTCACCCAACGCAGTGGCGTTGCCCAAGGAGTCGGTGCTGGGAAGGATCGAGTTTCGCGACGTCTGCTTTTCCTATGACGAGAGCGTGCGCAGTCACGCCGTAGTGGACATCTCCTTTACAGCCGAGCCGGGACAACTGGTCGCCTTGGTCGGACCGTCAGGAGCCGGCAAAACAACCCTCACATATTTCATTCCACGGCTTTACGATCCTGACAGCGGACAGGTGCTTCTCGACGGCCACGACGTGCGCGACATCAGGTTGCAGGACCTCGCGGAGATCGTGGGAGCCGTAACTCAAGAGACCTATCTACTGCACTCCACAATACGCGAGAATCTGCACGTAGCTAAGCCCGATGCTACCGACGAAGAGATGGTGGAAGCTTGTCGGCTGGCTGCCATACACGATCACATCACGAGCCTGCCGGAGGGTTACGACACCGTGGTAGGAGAACGTGGATACAGGTTTTCCGGCGGCGAGAAACAACGCCTCGCCATCGCCCGCGCTCTCCTGAAGAACCCACGCGTGCTCATCTTGGACGAAGCGACCTCCGCGCTGGATACCCGTTCCGAGCGGCTCATCCAAGCTTCGCTCGCGGGGCTGATGAAGGGACGAACCACCTTCGCAATCGCACATAGACTATCGACGATTCTTGCCGCAGACCAGATCCTGGTGATGGATCAGGGACGCATCGTCGAGCGAGGAACGCACGAGACACTGTTGGCTAGAGGTGGGCTGTACAGGCGCCTGTACGAGGAGCAGTTTGCACAGCCTACTACGGTACGGGTATCGGATGAGGACGGGAATGCCGACTGA
- a CDS encoding response regulator transcription factor encodes MIRVLIADDHAVVREGLRRILLAAGDMTVAGEAATAQELLQLARQVACDVALVDLSMPGSAGLEALRELRSLRPGLPIVVLSIHPESQYAVRVIQAGAYAYLGKSVEPTVILHAIRKAYVGERYITEEVGQLLADHLVSARDRAPHELLSDREFQVLEMLAKGKTVTEIAAELSLSTKTVSTYRARVLAKLGARTNADLTRYALTHGLG; translated from the coding sequence ATGATCCGGGTGCTGATCGCGGATGATCATGCTGTGGTCCGCGAGGGGTTGCGGCGCATTCTGCTGGCGGCAGGCGACATGACGGTCGCAGGCGAGGCTGCAACTGCACAAGAGCTGCTCCAACTCGCCAGACAGGTGGCGTGCGACGTGGCACTCGTGGACCTGTCTATGCCGGGATCCGCAGGCCTGGAAGCGCTGCGCGAGCTTCGGAGTCTCAGACCCGGGCTGCCCATCGTAGTACTCAGCATTCACCCCGAGTCGCAGTACGCAGTTCGTGTCATTCAGGCGGGCGCTTACGCATATCTTGGAAAGTCGGTCGAACCTACGGTCATCCTTCATGCGATCCGGAAGGCGTACGTTGGGGAGAGGTACATCACCGAAGAGGTCGGACAACTACTTGCCGACCATTTGGTATCCGCGAGAGATCGCGCGCCACACGAGCTGCTGTCCGACCGGGAGTTCCAGGTGCTGGAGATGCTGGCCAAGGGAAAGACGGTGACGGAGATCGCCGCCGAGCTGTCGCTGAGTACGAAAACGGTGAGCACTTATCGAGCACGCGTATTGGCCAAGCTGGGCGCGCGGACCAACGCCGATCTTACGCGCTACGCGCTGACGCACGGCCTCGGCTAG